From a single Pseudobutyrivibrio xylanivorans genomic region:
- the rpoD gene encoding RNA polymerase sigma factor RpoD, with protein sequence MDTFGSDELDSKIAELIKIAKTQKNILEDYEISEFLKDYKIDAKQMERILTHLDKKGIDVNFSSGPSDALLLASNDEDLEDIDMSVPDSVSIEDPVRMYLKEIGKVPLLSADEEVELAKRMENGDQEAKNKLAEANLRLVVSIAKRYVGRGMLFLDLIQEGNLGLMKAVEKFDYTKGYKFSTYATWWIRQAITRAIADQARTIRIPVHMVETINKLIRVSRQLLQEYGREPTPEEIAAAMGITVDRVHEILKISQEPVSLETPIGEEEDSHLGDFLPDENVPVPAEAATFTLLKEQLHEVLDTLTEREQRVLILRFGLEDGKARTLEEVGKEFNVTRERIRQIEAKALRKLRHPSRSRKLKDYLDQ encoded by the coding sequence ATCGATACATTCGGAAGCGATGAGCTCGATTCAAAGATTGCAGAGCTTATCAAAATTGCTAAGACACAGAAGAACATCCTTGAAGACTACGAAATTTCTGAGTTCTTAAAGGATTACAAAATCGATGCAAAGCAGATGGAGCGCATCCTTACTCACCTTGACAAGAAGGGTATCGATGTAAACTTCTCATCTGGTCCATCTGATGCACTTTTACTTGCTAGCAATGACGAGGATTTAGAAGATATCGATATGTCAGTGCCTGACTCAGTCAGCATTGAGGATCCGGTTCGTATGTACCTTAAGGAAATCGGTAAGGTACCACTTCTTTCTGCTGATGAAGAGGTTGAGCTTGCAAAGCGCATGGAGAATGGTGATCAGGAAGCTAAGAACAAGCTTGCTGAGGCAAACCTTCGTCTTGTTGTTTCTATTGCAAAGCGTTACGTTGGCCGTGGTATGCTTTTCCTTGATTTGATTCAGGAAGGTAACCTTGGTCTTATGAAGGCTGTTGAGAAGTTCGATTATACAAAGGGTTACAAGTTCTCTACATATGCTACATGGTGGATTCGTCAGGCTATCACACGTGCTATCGCTGATCAGGCTCGTACAATTCGTATTCCTGTACATATGGTTGAAACTATCAACAAGCTCATCAGAGTTTCTCGTCAGTTACTTCAGGAGTATGGCCGCGAACCGACTCCAGAGGAAATCGCTGCAGCTATGGGCATCACAGTAGACAGAGTTCATGAGATTCTTAAGATTTCTCAGGAGCCAGTTTCACTTGAGACACCTATCGGTGAGGAGGAAGACAGCCACCTTGGAGACTTCCTTCCAGATGAAAATGTACCAGTGCCAGCAGAGGCAGCTACTTTCACACTTTTGAAAGAGCAGCTCCACGAGGTGCTTGATACACTTACAGAGCGTGAGCAGAGAGTTCTTATCCTTAGATTTGGTCTTGAGGATGGCAAGGCTCGCACACTTGAAGAGGTAGGTAAGGAGTTCAACGTTACTCGTGAGCGTATTCGTCAGATCGAGGCGAAGGCTCTTAGAAAGCTTCGTCACCCTAGCCGTAGTAGAAAATTAAAGGATTACTTGGATCAGTAA
- the dnaG gene encoding DNA primase, translating into MPYYSDDIVEEVRSRSDIVDVISHYVNLQKKGSQYFGLCPFHNEKTGSFSVSPQKQMYYCFGCGAGGNVFSFLMNYENMTFKEAVEELAGKAGVTLPQREMTYQERLRADRRSRLFEINKEAAAYYYKMLRSDAGKQAMEYFTKRELTPDTMHRFGLGCTSKYSDSLYKYLKGKGYEDDILKDCGLITIDEKRGGHDKFWNRAMFPIFDANGKVVAFGGRVMGDGEPKYLNSPETEIFNKSKTLFGLYFARKTRRQQFILCEGYMDVISLHQAGFDNAVASLGTALTEGHAGILKRYVKDVYLSYDSDGAGQKAALRAIPILKNAGISCRVINMSPYKDPDEFIKNLGAEEYEKRIQNAENSFMYQIRMLQNNYDMTDPEKKSDFQKEAARMIVLEFPTQLERENYTESVADRFGIPKAALSKYILELGQSGITAKRDSGQQTEHRRAIKPKDDGMKMSQRLLLTWIVETPTIYTKIRPYVDPADFEDGVYRTVAYEVFKYCDENTPVDTARIVDLFMDDEDRKTVAALFNTTVGELTDNSDLSKALKETLLRIKKNSLELAQKNGADFKSLVEGKKTLQRLERLDISLG; encoded by the coding sequence ATGCCTTATTATTCAGACGACATCGTTGAGGAGGTCCGCTCGCGGTCAGATATTGTCGATGTCATTTCACACTATGTTAATTTACAAAAAAAGGGCAGTCAGTATTTTGGACTTTGTCCCTTTCATAATGAGAAAACAGGTTCATTCTCTGTAAGCCCTCAGAAGCAGATGTATTATTGCTTTGGTTGTGGCGCAGGCGGTAATGTTTTCAGCTTCCTAATGAACTATGAGAATATGACCTTCAAGGAGGCTGTGGAGGAACTGGCTGGAAAGGCCGGTGTCACCTTGCCTCAGCGAGAGATGACCTATCAGGAACGCCTGCGAGCCGACAGGCGTAGCCGTCTTTTTGAAATTAATAAAGAAGCGGCGGCCTACTATTATAAGATGCTTCGTTCTGATGCAGGTAAGCAGGCGATGGAGTATTTCACAAAGCGTGAGCTCACTCCTGATACTATGCACAGGTTTGGATTGGGTTGCACCAGCAAGTATTCCGATTCCCTATATAAATATCTGAAGGGAAAGGGATACGAGGATGATATTCTGAAGGATTGCGGCCTTATCACTATCGATGAGAAACGAGGCGGCCATGACAAGTTCTGGAATCGTGCGATGTTTCCAATCTTTGATGCCAATGGCAAGGTTGTTGCCTTTGGTGGACGTGTTATGGGTGATGGAGAGCCGAAATATCTGAACTCACCAGAGACAGAGATTTTCAACAAATCAAAGACTCTGTTTGGGCTATATTTCGCCAGAAAGACAAGGCGGCAGCAGTTTATACTATGCGAAGGCTATATGGATGTTATTTCCCTACACCAGGCAGGCTTTGATAATGCGGTTGCTTCCCTTGGAACTGCTCTGACAGAGGGGCACGCAGGAATTCTGAAGCGCTATGTAAAGGATGTTTACCTTAGCTATGATTCCGACGGCGCAGGTCAGAAGGCTGCACTTCGAGCAATTCCTATATTGAAGAATGCGGGAATTTCCTGCAGGGTTATCAACATGTCGCCTTACAAGGACCCTGATGAGTTCATCAAGAACCTGGGAGCCGAGGAATATGAAAAGCGAATTCAGAATGCTGAAAACAGCTTCATGTATCAGATTCGCATGCTACAGAACAATTACGATATGACTGATCCTGAAAAGAAGTCGGACTTCCAAAAAGAAGCGGCGCGGATGATTGTTCTGGAATTTCCAACTCAGCTTGAGAGGGAAAATTACACAGAGTCTGTGGCGGACAGGTTTGGAATTCCAAAGGCTGCTCTTTCGAAATATATTTTGGAGCTTGGCCAGTCAGGAATCACTGCGAAGCGCGACAGCGGGCAGCAGACAGAGCATAGGCGTGCAATTAAGCCTAAAGATGATGGAATGAAGATGTCTCAGAGGTTGCTTTTGACATGGATTGTTGAGACACCTACCATATATACAAAGATAAGGCCATACGTTGATCCAGCGGATTTTGAAGATGGCGTTTATCGAACAGTTGCGTATGAGGTTTTCAAATATTGTGATGAAAACACTCCTGTAGACACCGCACGAATCGTCGATTTATTCATGGATGACGAGGACCGCAAGACAGTTGCGGCATTGTTTAACACCACAGTTGGCGAACTTACAGACAATAGTGATCTTAGCAAGGCTCTTAAGGAGACCCTGCTTAGAATAAAAAAGAACTCCCTGGAGCTGGCTCAGAAAAATGGAGCGGATTTTAAAAGCCTGGTGGAGGGCAAGAAGACACTACAACGCCTTGAGCGTTTAGACATTTCACTTGGTTAG
- a CDS encoding alpha/beta hydrolase, producing the protein MSAKYEILKFLVKALNLKKLYFGGNDEDFIDSKRKLNARITVPDLQDDEFNISQIQVMGCKVLKLIHKKKVNRANMFIIGGGMVIAPRAGSIKKALRFAKETGLDLYIPYYPLCLDYPISKAYEMIHETYKEMLKDYDEKNISILGSSSGGNLALGLVAYINDGHNDVPMPAHIIALSPGTCVNSEEEWKRMLELEKKDVMVPADYMKRAVDIMRHGDNSVPDYMIWLQKGDFTNCPPVTFIYGSDETLYACAPSFERVMKRYSVSYNMIVGKGMFHCYPVFPIVKEAKEGWEQMVQLAREA; encoded by the coding sequence ATGAGTGCAAAATACGAAATACTTAAGTTTTTGGTGAAGGCTTTAAATTTGAAAAAGCTTTATTTTGGTGGTAATGATGAGGATTTTATTGATAGTAAAAGAAAATTAAATGCTAGAATTACTGTTCCTGATTTACAGGATGATGAATTTAACATAAGTCAAATTCAGGTTATGGGATGTAAAGTTCTGAAATTGATTCATAAGAAAAAAGTAAATAGAGCCAATATGTTTATCATAGGTGGTGGTATGGTTATAGCTCCCAGAGCTGGTTCAATAAAAAAAGCACTTAGATTTGCTAAGGAAACAGGTTTAGATTTGTACATACCTTATTATCCTTTATGTTTAGATTATCCAATTTCAAAAGCCTATGAAATGATACACGAAACATACAAGGAGATGCTTAAAGATTATGATGAAAAGAATATAAGCATACTTGGTTCATCTTCGGGCGGAAACTTAGCTCTGGGATTGGTAGCTTATATTAACGATGGACATAATGATGTTCCGATGCCAGCACATATCATTGCGCTTTCGCCAGGTACTTGTGTAAATTCAGAGGAAGAATGGAAGCGTATGCTTGAACTTGAAAAAAAGGATGTCATGGTTCCAGCAGATTATATGAAAAGAGCTGTGGATATTATGAGACATGGTGATAATTCAGTTCCTGATTACATGATTTGGTTACAAAAAGGTGACTTTACAAATTGCCCACCAGTTACTTTTATATATGGTTCTGATGAAACTTTATATGCTTGTGCTCCATCTTTTGAGAGAGTAATGAAACGATATAGTGTTAGCTACAATATGATTGTAGGAAAAGGAATGTTCCATTGTTATCCAGTGTTCCCAATAGTAAAAGAAGCAAAAGAGGGGTGGGAGCAGATGGTTCAATTAGCGAGAGAGGCTTAG
- a CDS encoding nucleoside kinase: MAKVIINGNEETYEEGTRLLDIAEKHKADFKDDIVLAKYKGSLTELNKAVTGVADLEFLTTADKDGRRAYRRSVVFLLQRALMDVYPLPANPYLRVEHSLGQGDFCTLEGVGEVTEEDLKELKRVMLDLVDKNIPLKKYSIKTTQAKEMFHSFNMKDKEQLLKYRTSSNINVYDLDGCIDYFYGYMVPSTKYLQYFDLLKFENGFMLMYPDGSLPGIDTREVAEFKKPMKLFSVQQAASEFGQTMGVPTVGALNEAIANGRIRDIVLSQEAIMERNIGDLARTIAANKDVKFVMMAGPSSSGKTTFSHKLSAHLRALGCVPHPLPLDDFYLDRDKMPIDEYGEKDFEAIEGLDIPYFNECMVKLLNGERVLLPNFNFKIGRREYNDHYMQLGKNDILVIEGIHGLNDRMSASLPAESKYKIYLSALTQLSIDEHNPLSTADGRLIRRIVRDARTRATTAAETIAMWDSVRRGEEKNIFPFQEKADYIFNTALIYEMAVLKLYVDPMLYAIEPDHPMYAEAKRLIKLLDYFIPMAPDVIPNNSLVREFIGGSCIL, translated from the coding sequence ATGGCAAAAGTAATCATTAATGGCAATGAAGAAACCTACGAGGAAGGCACACGACTTTTGGATATCGCCGAAAAACACAAGGCTGATTTTAAAGACGATATCGTCCTTGCAAAGTACAAGGGAAGCCTCACAGAGTTGAACAAGGCTGTTACCGGCGTTGCCGATTTGGAGTTTCTTACAACAGCTGACAAGGATGGACGCAGAGCATACAGACGAAGCGTTGTTTTCCTTCTTCAGCGTGCCCTTATGGATGTTTATCCATTGCCGGCAAATCCATATCTTAGGGTTGAACATTCTCTTGGACAGGGCGATTTCTGCACCTTGGAAGGTGTAGGAGAGGTCACCGAAGAGGATTTGAAAGAGCTAAAAAGGGTTATGCTTGATTTAGTGGACAAGAATATTCCACTAAAGAAATATTCCATCAAGACTACTCAGGCAAAGGAGATGTTCCATAGCTTCAATATGAAGGACAAGGAACAGCTTTTAAAATACCGCACAAGCTCGAATATTAATGTATATGATTTGGATGGATGCATTGACTATTTCTATGGTTACATGGTTCCATCCACTAAATATCTTCAGTATTTTGATTTACTGAAGTTTGAAAATGGCTTTATGCTCATGTATCCTGACGGAAGTCTGCCAGGAATTGACACTCGCGAGGTAGCAGAATTCAAAAAGCCTATGAAGCTTTTTAGTGTACAGCAGGCTGCTTCAGAGTTTGGCCAGACCATGGGCGTTCCAACAGTTGGAGCCTTGAATGAGGCTATAGCCAATGGAAGAATTCGTGATATCGTCCTTTCACAGGAGGCTATTATGGAGCGCAACATTGGCGATTTGGCTCGCACAATTGCAGCCAACAAGGATGTTAAGTTTGTCATGATGGCAGGTCCTTCTTCATCAGGAAAGACGACCTTCTCACACAAGCTGTCAGCTCACCTTAGAGCCTTAGGCTGTGTGCCACATCCCCTTCCATTGGATGATTTCTATTTAGACAGAGATAAGATGCCAATTGATGAGTATGGTGAGAAGGATTTTGAGGCTATTGAAGGCTTGGATATTCCATATTTCAACGAATGCATGGTGAAGCTCCTTAATGGAGAGCGTGTTCTTTTGCCAAACTTTAACTTTAAAATTGGTAGAAGAGAGTACAATGACCATTACATGCAGTTGGGCAAGAATGATATTCTTGTCATTGAAGGAATTCACGGCCTCAACGACAGAATGAGTGCGTCCCTTCCAGCAGAGTCTAAGTACAAGATTTATCTTTCTGCTTTGACCCAGCTTTCCATTGATGAGCACAATCCACTATCTACAGCAGACGGTCGATTGATTCGTCGAATTGTTAGAGATGCCAGAACAAGAGCCACTACAGCGGCAGAGACTATAGCTATGTGGGACTCAGTTCGTCGTGGAGAGGAGAAGAATATCTTCCCATTCCAGGAAAAGGCTGATTATATATTCAATACAGCCTTGATTTATGAAATGGCTGTGCTAAAATTATATGTCGACCCAATGCTTTATGCTATCGAGCCTGACCACCCAATGTATGCGGAGGCCAAGCGCTTGATTAAGCTTTTGGATTATTTCATTCCAATGGCACCAGATGTAATTCCAAATAATTCACTGGTTAGAGAGTTCATTGGAGGTTCATGCATCCTGTAG
- a CDS encoding deoxyguanosinetriphosphate triphosphohydrolase encodes MGTIREMIEQMERETLSPYATLNENSRGREKDEPQCDIRPLFQRDRDRILHSKAFRRLKNKTQVFLTPQGDHYRTRLSHTLEVSQNARTIAKALRLNEDLVEAIALGHDLGHTPFGHAGEAQLNAMCSTGFVHSEQSVRIVEKLEKGGQGLNLTWEVRDGIRNHRTSGKPATPEGQIVRLSDKIAYVNSDIDDAIRAQILKEEDIPIEIRRTLGMTSALRLDTLIHDVIIESQDSPQIKMSPEIEEAMSDLRKFMFANVYKDSVAKVEEVKAKRMIRELYEYYTYHFEELPPRYRAMEEEGETQERIICDYISGMTDQYCITKFNEFFMPKAWVVDGF; translated from the coding sequence ATGGGCACAATTCGCGAGATGATTGAGCAGATGGAGAGGGAGACTTTGAGCCCTTATGCCACACTCAATGAAAATTCACGTGGCCGCGAGAAGGATGAGCCACAATGTGACATTCGCCCTCTATTTCAGAGGGATAGAGATAGAATTCTTCACAGCAAGGCTTTTCGCCGCTTGAAGAATAAAACTCAGGTTTTTCTTACACCTCAGGGTGATCACTACAGAACCAGATTATCTCACACTTTGGAAGTTTCACAGAATGCCAGGACAATTGCCAAGGCTTTGAGACTCAATGAGGATTTGGTGGAGGCAATTGCGCTTGGTCATGATTTGGGCCACACCCCGTTTGGACATGCAGGAGAGGCTCAGCTTAATGCTATGTGCTCTACAGGTTTTGTTCATTCGGAGCAGAGCGTTCGTATAGTGGAAAAGCTGGAAAAGGGCGGCCAGGGATTGAACCTTACATGGGAGGTTCGTGATGGAATTCGTAATCACAGAACCAGTGGCAAGCCAGCTACACCTGAGGGGCAGATTGTGCGCCTTTCTGACAAGATTGCCTATGTTAACAGCGATATTGATGATGCTATCCGCGCCCAGATTTTAAAGGAAGAGGATATTCCTATAGAGATTCGAAGGACTCTTGGTATGACTTCAGCCCTACGTCTGGACACGCTTATTCATGATGTTATCATCGAAAGTCAGGATAGTCCTCAGATAAAGATGTCTCCAGAGATTGAGGAGGCAATGTCGGATCTTCGTAAATTCATGTTTGCCAATGTTTACAAGGATTCAGTGGCAAAGGTGGAAGAGGTGAAGGCGAAGCGAATGATTCGCGAGCTTTACGAGTACTATACATACCATTTTGAGGAACTTCCACCACGCTATCGTGCAATGGAGGAGGAAGGCGAGACACAGGAGCGCATTATTTGTGACTATATTTCTGGTATGACAGACCAGTATTGTATTACTAAATTTAATGAATTCTTCATGCCAAAGGCATGGGTTGTAGACGGATTTTAA
- a CDS encoding nucleoside/nucleotide kinase family protein — MVDYKININGLDVDAHYSEENINEIFLPLLERLTKLQKDKNRRILVMLAAPPGAGKSTLVSFLEKLAKETEGITELQAVGMDGFHRRQEYLTSHTTVRDGQEMLMVKIKGAPITFDLPLLKERIEKVAAGHNCGWPIYDRTLHNPVDNVITVSAPIVLLEGNYLLLDETGWDELASFADYTIRITAEEEHLKKRLIERKAASGNSIEDATAFVDFSDMANVHTCLTKSKKADLTLEVLEDDTLRIEA, encoded by the coding sequence ATGGTAGATTATAAAATTAACATAAATGGCCTAGATGTAGATGCCCATTATAGCGAAGAGAATATCAATGAGATATTCCTTCCATTATTGGAGCGTCTGACAAAGCTTCAAAAGGATAAGAATAGACGAATCCTTGTTATGCTTGCTGCGCCTCCGGGAGCAGGGAAGAGCACTTTAGTTTCATTTTTGGAGAAGCTAGCAAAGGAGACTGAGGGAATCACAGAGCTTCAGGCTGTTGGCATGGATGGATTCCACAGAAGACAGGAATATCTCACTAGCCACACCACAGTTCGTGATGGGCAGGAGATGCTTATGGTGAAAATCAAGGGTGCACCCATCACCTTTGATTTGCCTCTTCTTAAGGAACGTATTGAAAAAGTTGCAGCAGGACATAACTGTGGATGGCCAATTTATGACAGGACCTTGCACAATCCAGTGGATAATGTAATCACTGTATCCGCTCCAATTGTGTTGCTAGAGGGGAATTATCTGCTTTTGGATGAAACAGGTTGGGATGAACTGGCAAGCTTTGCGGACTACACAATTAGAATAACGGCAGAAGAGGAGCATCTGAAAAAACGTCTTATAGAAAGAAAGGCTGCTAGTGGAAACTCAATAGAAGATGCTACAGCTTTTGTGGACTTTTCGGATATGGCAAATGTACATACCTGTCTCACAAAATCAAAGAAGGCTGATCTAACACTAGAGGTTTTGGAAGATGATACCTTAAGAATTGAGGCATAA
- a CDS encoding class I SAM-dependent methyltransferase: MRTAEEYKDLTIKEFTKAADIYESNQAGIYEMCKDDYPYIASELAQEDYQDLLDCGCGTGPMISLLHEKDSTKHYTGLDITPRMIEVAKSKNLNGVDWVVGDCENLPFEDNSFDVIICSNSFHHYPNPQKFFNSVKRVLRPNGRLILQDYTAPSIVLWFMNHTEMPLANLIGHGDVKAYSLDEIRKFCSVADLKIDNLEACEKFRMHLVARK; the protein is encoded by the coding sequence ATGAGAACGGCAGAAGAATATAAGGACTTAACAATTAAAGAGTTTACCAAGGCAGCAGATATTTATGAGTCGAATCAGGCTGGTATTTATGAAATGTGTAAGGATGATTATCCATACATAGCATCTGAATTAGCTCAAGAAGATTATCAGGATTTATTAGATTGTGGATGTGGTACTGGACCTATGATTTCTTTATTACATGAAAAGGATTCAACAAAGCATTACACAGGTCTAGATATCACCCCTAGGATGATAGAGGTCGCTAAGTCAAAGAATTTAAATGGTGTAGATTGGGTTGTTGGAGATTGCGAGAATTTACCATTTGAAGACAATTCTTTTGATGTAATTATATGCTCAAACAGTTTTCATCATTATCCAAATCCACAGAAATTTTTTAACAGTGTGAAGCGTGTATTAAGACCAAATGGAAGGCTAATTCTGCAGGATTATACAGCGCCAAGTATCGTTCTTTGGTTTATGAATCATACAGAAATGCCACTTGCAAACTTAATCGGACATGGAGATGTTAAGGCATATTCATTAGATGAGATTAGAAAGTTTTGTTCTGTCGCAGATCTTAAGATAGATAACCTAGAGGCATGCGAGAAATTTAGAATGCATTTGGTAGCAAGAAAATAG
- a CDS encoding Cof-type HAD-IIB family hydrolase produces MNKDNMKKVIFIDVDGTLVDYENNLPESAVRAIREARKNGHKVYICTGRSEAEVYQNIWDIGLDGMIGGNGSYVKDGDNVVMHQLITTEQCKHIVDWCHSRNLDFYLESNNGLFGSEHFEENALPVLQEYSARKGRDTNITIRQIFPDMIFDGDLYRSDVNKVSFVLSTYQDHLDSIMEFSDLTAGTWGGAGEKALFGDLGVKDISKKRAVDVLLEHLGATKEDTIAFGDAKVDIPMFEACGYSVAMGSGGEECKAAADYVTDDVDKDGLYNAFKYLRLI; encoded by the coding sequence ATGAATAAAGATAATATGAAAAAAGTAATTTTTATAGATGTAGATGGTACCTTGGTTGATTATGAAAATAACCTACCAGAAAGTGCTGTAAGAGCCATTAGAGAAGCACGTAAAAACGGCCACAAAGTATATATCTGCACAGGTAGAAGTGAGGCAGAGGTATATCAGAATATTTGGGACATTGGGCTGGATGGAATGATTGGTGGAAATGGTTCATATGTTAAGGATGGGGACAATGTGGTGATGCACCAGCTGATAACAACAGAGCAGTGTAAACATATTGTTGACTGGTGCCATTCCCGGAATTTGGATTTTTATCTTGAAAGTAATAATGGACTTTTTGGCAGTGAGCACTTTGAAGAAAATGCTTTACCAGTGCTTCAGGAGTATTCAGCTCGCAAAGGTAGAGATACTAACATAACTATTCGCCAGATTTTCCCTGATATGATTTTTGATGGAGATTTGTATCGCTCAGATGTAAACAAGGTTTCCTTCGTTCTTAGTACATATCAGGATCACTTGGATTCCATTATGGAGTTCTCTGATTTAACGGCAGGCACCTGGGGTGGCGCTGGTGAGAAAGCACTCTTTGGAGATTTAGGTGTAAAAGATATTTCAAAAAAACGCGCGGTGGATGTATTACTTGAGCATCTCGGGGCCACAAAAGAAGATACCATAGCGTTTGGCGATGCAAAGGTTGATATTCCAATGTTTGAGGCTTGTGGTTATTCGGTGGCTATGGGCTCTGGCGGTGAAGAATGTAAGGCAGCTGCAGACTATGTTACGGATGATGTAGACAAAGACGGTTTATACAATGCGTTTAAGTATTTAAGATTGATATAG
- a CDS encoding tRNA (adenine(22)-N(1))-methyltransferase — MSPRLQIVYDMIPHCETVADVGCDHGYLSIALLENGVAKKVIPMDVNKGPLSKARENIQAAGFEAQADLRLSDGLAKLSGDEADVICICGMGGALIARIIRAGLQVAKSASCLVIEPQSEYYELRSFLMDAGFVIDDEDLISEENKIYPIIKLHYESDNAKRLSYSSAQLEYGPVIIEKAPQLLHTLLDKNESEYSSIINKLENGGVPSTEATMARCQELKEKLEIITQIKNSL; from the coding sequence TTGTCACCAAGATTACAAATTGTATATGACATGATTCCTCATTGTGAAACTGTTGCAGATGTTGGCTGTGACCACGGTTACCTCAGCATCGCACTTCTGGAAAATGGAGTCGCAAAAAAGGTTATCCCAATGGATGTAAACAAGGGCCCTCTCAGTAAGGCACGCGAAAATATCCAGGCGGCTGGCTTTGAAGCACAGGCAGATCTTCGTTTATCGGATGGTCTTGCCAAGCTTTCAGGAGATGAGGCTGATGTCATATGCATTTGTGGCATGGGTGGTGCACTTATCGCTCGTATTATCAGGGCAGGACTCCAGGTTGCAAAAAGTGCCAGCTGTCTCGTTATAGAGCCACAGTCTGAGTACTATGAACTTAGAAGCTTCCTTATGGATGCCGGCTTCGTGATTGATGATGAAGACTTAATCTCAGAGGAAAATAAGATTTATCCTATCATCAAGCTTCACTATGAATCAGACAATGCCAAGCGTTTGTCTTATTCATCTGCGCAGCTTGAATACGGTCCAGTGATAATCGAAAAGGCGCCACAGCTTTTACATACGCTTTTAGACAAAAATGAAAGTGAATACAGCTCAATTATTAACAAGCTTGAAAATGGGGGAGTTCCATCAACAGAGGCTACAATGGCTCGCTGTCAGGAACTTAAAGAAAAGCTTGAAATAATAACTCAAATTAAAAATTCACTGTAG
- a CDS encoding alpha/beta fold hydrolase, translating into MQFEEIGNMSGKTLMLLPGTCCDWQTNFGTVIPELAEKYHLICVNYDGFDGSDDIFPDMITVTEKIENYIRENHYGRLDGAIGSSLGSSFVGQLVMRKNVHIDHAIFGSPDLDQSGKVAAKLQSMLVVPLLTSFTKSEKKRNKTKEKLKSFFLMNDETAEKFMTLILESLICNMSSGFSEKKNILSLC; encoded by the coding sequence ATGCAATTTGAAGAAATAGGAAACATGTCAGGAAAGACGCTTATGCTACTTCCTGGAACGTGCTGCGATTGGCAGACAAATTTTGGAACAGTCATACCGGAGCTTGCTGAAAAATATCATCTTATATGTGTAAACTATGATGGTTTTGATGGAAGTGATGATATATTTCCTGACATGATAACTGTAACAGAGAAAATTGAGAATTATATAAGGGAGAATCACTATGGCAGACTTGATGGTGCTATAGGTTCTTCTCTTGGTTCCAGCTTTGTAGGACAGCTTGTTATGAGAAAAAATGTGCATATAGACCATGCCATTTTTGGTAGTCCAGACCTTGACCAAAGTGGAAAAGTAGCTGCAAAGCTTCAGTCTATGCTTGTAGTTCCGCTACTTACCAGCTTTACAAAGAGCGAAAAGAAGCGGAATAAGACTAAAGAAAAATTGAAGAGTTTTTTTCTGATGAATGACGAGACTGCTGAGAAGTTTATGACCCTGATATTAGAGAGTTTGATATGCAACATGAGCAGTGGCTTTTCGGAGAAAAAGAATATTCTGAGCCTGTGCTGA